The segment ACGCCCTCGGCAAAAAGCCCGGCCAGGAGCAGGGCGCTCTTTACCTGGGCGCTGGGCACGGGAAGGGTGTAGGAAACTCCCTTTAAGCCCCTGCCCCGCACCGCCAGGGGAGCCTTTTTCCCTCCTTCCCTTCCGTCTATAGAGGCCCCCATGGCCCGGAGAGGCTCCGCCACCCGGCCCATGGGACGGCGGCGCAGGGAAGCATCCCCCGTTAGAACCGCAAAAAGACCCTCCTGCCCCGCAAGGATACCCAGGATCAGGCGCATCAGGGTCCCGGCGTTGCCGCAGTCCAGCACATCCTCGGGCTCCCTCAAGCGTAGCCCCTGCCCCCGCACCCGGAAGTGGGGGCCCTCCTCGAAGACCTCCGCCCCCAAGGCCCGCAGGACCCGGGCAGTGGAAAGGGTGTCCCCAGCCTTGAGGGGATAGAAAAGCCTACCCTCCCCCTGGCTTAAGGCCAGAAGCATGAGCCCCCGGTGGGTGACAGACTTGTCCCCGGGAACGCGCAGGACCCCCCGCAAGGGGCCACAGGGGCCTAGGTCCAGGTAAGACCGGTCCATGCCCCCCAGTCTCGGGGGATTGGGGGGCTTTGGTCAAGGGTGACTCCCGCTTACAATAGGATCCAAGCATGGCCTTGGCCTGGCAAAGCCCGGTTTACCTGGAACGGGAAAGGCTTCTGGAACGGCTACCCGAAGAACCAGGCTTCGCCGTTCACCTCGAGGCCCCCGCCGGCTTCGGAAAAAGCGTCCTAGCAGGGCAGCTTGCCGCCCAACTGGGCCTTCGCACCCTCTGGGCCAGCAGCCTTCTGGGCGAGCCCCGAAGTCTTCTGGCCAAAGCCTTGGGCCTGCCCCAGGAGGTGCCCTGGGGGGCGGTGGTGGAGGCCCTTCGGGCTGAACCCACCCTGGTCGTCCTGGAGGACCTGACGGGAACGGAGGACCTCTCCCCCCTCCTCCGCACCCTGCCCTGCCTCCTGGTGCTGGCCAGCCGGAAACCCCTCCCCTACCCCGAGCTCCCCAAGCTCCTCTCCGAGGGAAGGCTCGTGCACCTGAAGGCGGTGGACCTGGCCTTCACCCTGGAGGAAGCCAGGCTCCTCTTCGCCGGCAAGGAGGGGTATGAGGAAGCCCACCGGGCCACCGGGGGCTGGCCCCTTCCCCTTTTCCTCTCCGCCCTCACGGGAAGCCCCCCCGAGCCCATGGCCCTGGTCCAGGGCCTGAAGGAGAGCCTATCCCCGGAGGAATTCCAAGAAGGCCTCCTGCTGGCCGCTTTGCCCCACCTGCCCCTTGCCCTCGCCCGGCCGGAAACGGAAAGCCTCTTCCAAAAAGGGCTTCTAAGGCGCTTATCTCAAAACTTGCACCTCCCGAATACCCTGCATGAACACCCCCTTCCCCCCGCAGGCGGGGGCCAAAGACCCAAAGCTCCCAGCTCGGCCATGAGGACCCGCAAGACCACCTCCGGCAGCAGCAGGCGCGCCGCTGCCCACCCAGCCTCCCGCCAAGAAAGACCTCTCCCGTCTGGAGCTAGCCTCACCCAGTGGGCCAGCAGGTAAGCCAGGAAGGACAGCACCAGAAACCGATGCACCCCCAAGGCCGTCCGCTGCCCAAAACGCCCCAGGGAAAACTCGCTCTTTACCGTGCGGAAGAAGTGCTCAATGGTAAACCGCCGCCGCCCCCACACCAGCACAGTCCGTGGCCCCGCAGGAAAGGTGGCCACCACGTACCGCCACTCCCACCCTCCCCCGGGTAAGGGATAGCGGTACCAGCTCACCCACACGGGAAAGGGAAGTCCCCGCAGATGCACCCGACTCCCCTGCCGTCTGAGCCCAAAGAGGGGAAGCCCCTCCCGCGCTCTCCGGTCCCGCCGCATCCCCACCACCGCTTCCAGACCCAACCCCCGCACCCCCACAAGAAACCGGGCGGTGCCGAAGGCAGCATCGGCCACCACCCGAAGGTGGAAGGACTTGCGCATCCAGGGGGGCAGGGAGGCCAGAAGACGCAGGGCAAGGAGGGAAAGGGCCTTCTCCCCCTTCCCCCGCCACACCCGGTAGGCCCAGGGGATGCGCAGCTCTCCCAGCACCAGATAGAGCACCACCAGGTGGAGCCCCCACTTGCCGTGGAAAAAGGAGAGGGGCAAGGCGGGGAAGAGGCCCCGCTTCTCCAGGGTGACCAGGTCCAGGACCACCAGGAGCCTGGGCTTGGGCCCCCGCCTGGGCCTGGCCCGGTGGAGGGTTTCCTGGGCCTTCTTGCGAGCCAGGCGGATGAGGGCGCGGGTGGGCCAGGGATAGCGGTTGAGGAAGCGGGAGAGGGCGGAAGGGGACTTGGTCTTGCTGTGCTGGGGCCTGGCCTTGCCGTGGCCGGTGAGAAGGAGGAGAAGAAGCGCTTTGAGGGATTCGCGGAGGTGGGGGGTTGGCAGGAGGGCCAGGAGGGTCCAGAGTAGAGAATGGGCCGTTTGGGTCATGGCACCCTTCATCCGAAGGGAACCCGGCGGCCCTTTTCAAGTGGTCCCCTGGCGCATGGGTATGCGGGGGGTGGATAAGTGCAAGTTTTGAGCTTATCTGAGGGCTACGCCCTTCATCCCCTCCTGAAGGAGATGGCCAAGCGTAGCCTGCGCAAGGAAGTGCAGGAGGCCGTACGCCAAAGCGCCACCCGCCTTCCCCCTCTTCCTCTGGCCGAGGCTTACTGGGAAGCGGGCCTCGAGGGGGAACTTTTGGACCTGCTGGAGCGCCCCGTCACCCTTTCCATCCCCGCAGAAAGGCTTTTGGAGTGGGAAAACCTCCTGCGCCGCGGGGGCCCCAGGGCCCATCTGCGGCTCGGGGAGGCCCTGGCCCAGTGCGGAAGGAAGGAGGGGCTATCCCTTCTGGAAAAACTGGCGGAATCCCAGGCGGACAAGGACCCGCCCCTTGCCCTCACCGCCTTAGGGCACCTGGCCTACTACTTTTCCGAAACCCTTTTGGGGAAGGATCTTTCCCGGGCCCGCACCTACCTGGAAAAGGGTCTGGAGCTGGTTCCAAGGGTGAAGCCGGAGCTGGCTGGCCGCTTCCTGAACGACGTGGCCCGGGTGCCCTTCGCCGAGGGCAAGCCGGAGGAGGCCGCCCGCCTCCTGGAGGAAGCCCTCAGGTACCTCCCCCGGAAAGCCCCTACCGCATCGCCCCCCTTTCCAACCTGGCCCTGCTTCGCTTTGAGCTTCAGGGTCGCCTTGGGGAGAGGATCCAGGCCCTGGAGGGAGCCTTAAGGCTCATGGAGGAGCACATGCCCCAGAACATCCCGGGGCACCTCCGGGACCTGGGGTGGCTCCACCTTCTCCTGGGGCAAAGGGAAAAGGCCCGCACCTACCTGGAAAAGGCCGCCCAAGCCCCCGGAAGCCCCTTGGCTTCCCTCGAGGCCAAGATGCTCCTTGCCCACCTGGAAGGGGATGCCGAGGCCCTTGGTCGGCTCGTGGTCCAAGCAGAGCTTTGGGAAACGCAAAACCTGGTGGAAAAAGGACGGGCCCTTTTGGCTGGGTTGAAAGGGGATCCGGCCCCTCTTGAGGGGCTTTCCGGCTTTTTCCCAAGCCTCACCCGGGCCCTCCTGCAAAAAGACCCAGGCCTCCTTCCCCCCTACCCCGAAAGCCGGGAGGAAAGGCTTTTCTGGCATGCCGCCCGCTACCGCCTCTTGCGGAAAGAGGGGGATCTGGAAGCCCTCCTCGCCCTAACCGACGCCAAGGAGGGCATCCTCCCCGGCCTCCTTCCCCTGGAAAGCCTGCCTAGGAAGCGGCCCGAGCTTTCCCGGGCCTACCCCCTCTTGGACCTCTTGCGCCTGGGCTGGAAGGAGGCCATCGCCCTGAGGCTTCCAGAGATACCCCCTTTGAAGGTCCAGGTGGTGGGGCGCTTCCATGTGGAAAACCCCTTGGGGCCCGTGGAGCTAAGGGGCAAGGCCAAGGAGGTCTTCGCCCTTTTGCTCCTCCGCCTTCCCCGGGAGGAGGTGGCCTTCGCCCTTTGGCCGGACATACCCGAGGCGGCGGCCCTGAACAACCTGTACGTTTGGCTAGCCCGCCTGCGGAAGCTCCTGGAGCCCTGGGGGGTTCCCACCTACCTGGGGGAGGAGGGGTTGGTACGGGTGACCTCCGACCTGGAGGCTCTGGAAGAAGTCCTTGTGCAGGAGGATGCGGAAGAGGTCCTTCGCCTTTACCAGGAACCCCTGTTCCCCGGCCTGGACCACCCTCATCTGGACCGCAAGCGGGAGGAGGTCTTCCACCGGGTGCGGAACCTTTTCCTAAAGAGGAGGGAACCCCGCTTTCTGGAGCGCCTCTTGGAGCTGGACCCCCTGGACGAGGAAGCCCTCATCCCCCTGGTGGAATCCTGCCTATCCCAGGGGCAACGGGCCCGGGCCCGAAAGCTCTTGGAACACTACCGAAAAAGGCTTTGGGCGGAGCTTGGGGAAAAACCCTCCCCCAGGGTGGAAGCCCTTTTCAGGACCCTGTAGGGCTCGCCCCGAGGAAAAACCCCTCCCCTTTCACCCGGACCCCTTCCCCCGGCTCCAGAAGGAAGGTGGCCGGGGGTGCCAAGGAAGTACCCTCCACCTGGGCTTCGCCCTGCAGGAGGGTGAGGAGAAGGGGAGCCTGGGGCTTAAGATGAAGGACCCCCCGCAAGGGATAGCGATAGAGGTGGAAATAGGGCGTCTTGAGGAGGCACTCTCCCCCTTCCACCGGCTCGGGCCGGACTGGGGGTAACGGGATGGGCTCCAGAATGGCCACCTCGAGGGCCTTGTCCAGATGTAGCTCCCGGGGGCGGCCGTAATCGTAAAGCCGGTAGGTGAGGTCCGAGGGCGTCTGCACCTCGTAGACCCTCACCCCCGGGCCCAAGGCATGCACCACCCCGGCGGGCAGGTAGAGCACCTGGCCCGGGGCCACGGGAATCCGGTTCAGGATAGGGTCCAGGTTCCCGCTGGCCACAGCATCCCTAAGCTCCTCGGGGCCCACCCTCCGGGAAAAGCCGTAAATCACCTCCCCCGGGGTAAGCACGTACCAGGCCTCGTATTTGCCGGGCCTCCCTTCCTTCTCTAGGGCATAGGCATGGGGTGGGTGAACCTGCACGGAAAGCCATTCCGCTGGGTCCAGGATCTTCACCAGGAGGGGCTCTTCCGAAAGCCATACCTCCCCCACCCCAGGGCCGAAGCCCAGGGCACCTCCCCCCCAGGGACGCGGTACCGGATTGGGACGGAAAAGCCTCACGAGGGTTAGCATAAGGGGTATGCGCGACCTGGACCGCGAGGAAACCTATCTCTCGGACCGCCGGGGCCTGGCCCTGGAGCTTCGCGATCTGGTGGGCTCGGGACCCGTGCCCACCCGGTCCTACCCCACACCCCACGCCGCCTTGGGCTATGGGGAGGGCCACTTCGCCGCCCGGCTGTCCGGCCTTCCCGACTGGACGGAGGAGGGAACCCTGTTCGTGCTGGAGGGAGGGTACGACCTGGGAGAGGCCGCTGCCCTTTCCCTTCTGGCGGAAACGGAGCGGGTGCAGGTGGTCAAGGTGGGCCTCCGCCCCGGGGTTGAGGTCTACCTGTCCCCTAGCCCCCTGAACCCTTACCGCTACCTGCGCTTCCTCCTTCTGGCCACGGGACAGGAGGAAGCCCTCTCAGAGGTGGATAGGGCTTTGCTGGAGGAACGAAAACGCCTCACCCCGGAAATCCCCCTCGAGGAGAACCCCGCCAAGTTCCTGGCCTACACCCTGGTGGAGCGGATCCCCCTCCTCTACGCTCCCTTTTACCGTCCCTTGGAGGAAGCGGCGCAAAGCCTTTTCGCCCGCATCGGGAAAAGCCTGACCCTCACCCCACCCCATAGCGCCCTGGAGTTTTTCCTCACGGGCCTCGAAGCCCGCCACGAGCAGGGAGACCCCCTGGCCGCCGTCCTCCTAGGGGAGGGGGAGGCGGTGAGGCTCGCCAAGGAAATCCTGGAAACCCGGGTGGACGCCATCGCCGAGGTGCCCGCCCCCACGGGAAGCCGCCTGGCCCAGGCCCTGGCCCTCTGGTACCGGTTGGCCTGGACCGCCTACTACCTGGCCCTCCTCTACGGGGTAGATCCCTCCGACCTGGAGGTGCTGGAGCGCCTCCGGGAGGCCACCTGACCCTGGGAGTTTTGTGGAGACGCCCCCCTTTCCCAAACCGGGAAGCCTCGAGGCGGCCCTTGCCCTGCAAAAGGCCCTGGCCCAGCGGGTGGTCCTGGAGGGGAGCCTGGAGGGAGTGAAGCGCATTGCTGCCCTGGACGCTTCCCATAAAAGGGGGAAGCCCCTGGTAGCCGTGGCGGTGCTCTATCACCTGGAAAGGGGCCCCCTGGCCCTGGGGGTAGGGGTGGTGCCCGAGGAAGCCCTCTTCCCCTACATCCCCGGCTTCCTCTCCTTCCGCGAGGCTCCTGCCTATCTCCAGGCTCTACAGGCGCTTCCCGAGCCACCCGAGGCCCTTTTGGTGGATGGCCAGGGCATCGCCCATCCCCGAGGCCTGGGCATCGCCAGCCACCTGGGGGTACACCTGGACCTCCCTAGCATCGGGGTGGCCAAGGGTTTGCTCTACGGCCACCTCGAGGCTCCCTTGCCCCTGGAAGCGGGAGGTGCGGTAAGGCTTCTCTCCCCGGAAGGCCGCCCCCTGGGCTACGCCTACCGCAGCCGAAAGGGGGTCAAGCCCCTTTTCATCTCCCCAGGGCACAGGGTGGGCCTGGAGGAAGCCTTGGCCTTCGTGAAGCACCTTCCCACCCGCTTCCGCCTACCGGAACCCTTGCGCCTGGCCCACCTCGAGGCGGGCAAGGCCCTCCGCAGGCTGGACCCGTAAACTGGAACCCGTGGAGGCACACCGGCCGAATCCCGTCTACCGGGCCGCCTGGTACCTGGCCCGGTTTCTCCTGCACCTCCTTTTCGGCTACCGGGTGGAGGGAGCGGAAAACGTTCCGCAAGAGGGCCCCGTCATCCTGGTCAGCAACCACCTCTCCATCCTGGACCCCATCGCCATCGGAGCTGGGGTGCGCCGTCCCGTGAGTTTCCTGGCCCGGGCCGACGTCTTCCGCCTACCCTTCCTCTCCTGGCTTTTGCCCCGGCTCTACGCCATCCCCGTGGAGCGGGGGCAAAGCGACCTTTCCGCCATCAAGGGCGCCATCCGGGCCCTGGAACGGGGCATGGCCTTCGGCATCTTCCCGGAAGGCACCCGAAGCCGCACAGGCAGGCTCCAGCCCTTCAAAACCGGAGTGGCGGCCATCGCCCTGCGCACCGGAAGCCCGGTGGTACCCGTGGCCGTGGTGGGCACGGAAGAGGCTTGGCCCGTGGGCCGAAAGCTCTTCCGCCTGCGCAGGCCCATCCGGGTGATCTACGGCAAACCTATACCAGTTCCGAGGCTCTCCCGCTTTACCCACCAGGAGCTGGAAAGCCTGACCCAGGAGATAGAGGCCCGGGTACGGGAACTCCTGCCACCCCAGTACCGCTAGAGCCAATACTTCCGTTATCACACATTGCTATACACAGGTATACAAATAGGTCGGAGTATTGCGTGGTTGCATTCAGGCGTGCTATAGTCCTTGCGGAAGGGAAAAGAGGAAGGAGGTGAAGAATGGCAACAAAGAAAACGGTCACCAAAGCGGATCTGGTGGATCAGGTGGCTGCCACCACGGGCCTCAAGAAGAAGGACGTGAAGGCAGCGGTGGATGCGTTCCTCTCCAAGGTGGAAGAGGCCCTCTCTGGGGGAACAAGGTCCAGCTCACCGGCTTCGGCACCTTTGAGGTGCGCAAGCGCAAGGCCCGCACCGGCGTGAAGCCCGGCACCAAGGAGAAGATCAAGATCCCCGCCACCCAGTATCCTGCCTTCAAGCCGGGCAAGGCCCTCAAGGAAAAGGTCAAGAAGTAAGGTATTCCCTTCCCCCGGGGGGCTAAAGCTCCCCGGGTTTATTCCGCCTCCTACCCCTATGCCGTGCCCGTAGGTGTCCCAGAACACCACGCGGGCAAGGATTTTCCGGGGCCCTCACCTTGGCTTTCGCCAAGGCGGGATGGTATCAAGCTCCGCCCAGGGCTCCTCCGGGTTTGACCTTGGGCACCACCCGGGGGGTTTCCTTTTCCGGGCGCTCCTGAGGGGTGCTTTCCTCCTCCTCCAGGGGCAGGCCCTCCACCACCTTTTGGAACTCCTCGGCGGTGAGGGTTTCCCGCTCCAGGAGGGTCTCCGCCACCCGCTCTAGGATCTCCCGCTTCTCCTGAAGGAGATTCTTCACCCGCTGGTACTGCTCCTCGATGAGGCGGCGTACCGCCTCGTCGATGCGCTTAGCGGTTTCCTCGGAGTACTGGCGCACGTCGTACCCGCCCAGGTAGGTGTCCTCTCGCACGGCGTAGGCCACGGGGCCAAACTCGGGGTGCATGCCCCACTCGGTGATCATGCGCCGGGCCAGCTCCGTGGCCTGGCGGAAGTCGTTTTCTGCCCCCGTGGTCACGTCCTCAAAGATGAGCTCCTCTGCCACCC is part of the Thermus caldilimi genome and harbors:
- a CDS encoding endonuclease V → METPPFPKPGSLEAALALQKALAQRVVLEGSLEGVKRIAALDASHKRGKPLVAVAVLYHLERGPLALGVGVVPEEALFPYIPGFLSFREAPAYLQALQALPEPPEALLVDGQGIAHPRGLGIASHLGVHLDLPSIGVAKGLLYGHLEAPLPLEAGGAVRLLSPEGRPLGYAYRSRKGVKPLFISPGHRVGLEEALAFVKHLPTRFRLPEPLRLAHLEAGKALRRLDP
- a CDS encoding SIS domain-containing protein; the protein is MRDLDREETYLSDRRGLALELRDLVGSGPVPTRSYPTPHAALGYGEGHFAARLSGLPDWTEEGTLFVLEGGYDLGEAAALSLLAETERVQVVKVGLRPGVEVYLSPSPLNPYRYLRFLLLATGQEEALSEVDRALLEERKRLTPEIPLEENPAKFLAYTLVERIPLLYAPFYRPLEEAAQSLFARIGKSLTLTPPHSALEFFLTGLEARHEQGDPLAAVLLGEGEAVRLAKEILETRVDAIAEVPAPTGSRLAQALALWYRLAWTAYYLALLYGVDPSDLEVLERLREAT
- a CDS encoding lysophospholipid acyltransferase family protein, encoding MEAHRPNPVYRAAWYLARFLLHLLFGYRVEGAENVPQEGPVILVSNHLSILDPIAIGAGVRRPVSFLARADVFRLPFLSWLLPRLYAIPVERGQSDLSAIKGAIRALERGMAFGIFPEGTRSRTGRLQPFKTGVAAIALRTGSPVVPVAVVGTEEAWPVGRKLFRLRRPIRVIYGKPIPVPRLSRFTHQELESLTQEIEARVRELLPPQYR
- a CDS encoding transposase, with the protein product MKGAMTQTAHSLLWTLLALLPTPHLRESLKALLLLLLTGHGKARPQHSKTKSPSALSRFLNRYPWPTRALIRLARKKAQETLHRARPRRGPKPRLLVVLDLVTLEKRGLFPALPLSFFHGKWGLHLVVLYLVLGELRIPWAYRVWRGKGEKALSLLALRLLASLPPWMRKSFHLRVVADAAFGTARFLVGVRGLGLEAVVGMRRDRRAREGLPLFGLRRQGSRVHLRGLPFPVWVSWYRYPLPGGGWEWRYVVATFPAGPRTVLVWGRRRFTIEHFFRTVKSEFSLGRFGQRTALGVHRFLVLSFLAYLLAHWVRLAPDGRGLSWREAGWAAARLLLPEVVLRVLMAELGALGLWPPPAGGRGCSCRVFGRCKF
- a CDS encoding class I mannose-6-phosphate isomerase encodes the protein MLTLVRLFRPNPVPRPWGGGALGFGPGVGEVWLSEEPLLVKILDPAEWLSVQVHPPHAYALEKEGRPGKYEAWYVLTPGEVIYGFSRRVGPEELRDAVASGNLDPILNRIPVAPGQVLYLPAGVVHALGPGVRVYEVQTPSDLTYRLYDYGRPRELHLDKALEVAILEPIPLPPVRPEPVEGGECLLKTPYFHLYRYPLRGVLHLKPQAPLLLTLLQGEAQVEGTSLAPPATFLLEPGEGVRVKGEGFFLGASPTGS
- a CDS encoding AfsR/SARP family transcriptional regulator, encoding MEEHMPQNIPGHLRDLGWLHLLLGQREKARTYLEKAAQAPGSPLASLEAKMLLAHLEGDAEALGRLVVQAELWETQNLVEKGRALLAGLKGDPAPLEGLSGFFPSLTRALLQKDPGLLPPYPESREERLFWHAARYRLLRKEGDLEALLALTDAKEGILPGLLPLESLPRKRPELSRAYPLLDLLRLGWKEAIALRLPEIPPLKVQVVGRFHVENPLGPVELRGKAKEVFALLLLRLPREEVAFALWPDIPEAAALNNLYVWLARLRKLLEPWGVPTYLGEEGLVRVTSDLEALEEVLVQEDAEEVLRLYQEPLFPGLDHPHLDRKREEVFHRVRNLFLKRREPRFLERLLELDPLDEEALIPLVESCLSQGQRARARKLLEHYRKRLWAELGEKPSPRVEALFRTL